The following are from one region of the Eulemur rufifrons isolate Redbay chromosome 17, OSU_ERuf_1, whole genome shotgun sequence genome:
- the NUDT12 gene encoding NAD-capped RNA hydrolase NUDT12: protein MSSVKRSPKHEIISQFHCSAAEGDIAKLTGILSHSPSLLNETSDNGWTALMYAARNGHPEVVKFLLDKGCDRSLVNKSSQTALDIAIFWGYKNIANLLANAKGGKKPWFLTNGVEECENYFSKTLLDRKSEKRNNSDWLLAKESHPATVYILFSDLNPLVTLGGNKESFQQPEVRLCQLSYTDVEDYLAQPEKITLIFLGVELEMKEKLLDAGEVRGEEEDGLVAWFALSIDPTAADEFKQRHENCYFLHPPMPALLQLKEKEAGVVAQARSVLAWHNRYKFCPTCGGATKIEEGGYKRVCLKEDCPSLHGVHNTSYPRVDPVVIMQVIHPDGTKCLLGRQKRFPPGMFTCLAGFIEPGETIEDAVRREVEEESGVRVGHVQYVSCQPWPMPSSLMIGCLAVAVSTEIKVDKNEIEDARWFTREQVVDVLTKGKQQAFFVPPSRAIAHQLIKHWIRINPNL from the exons atgtCTTCTGTAAAAAGAAGTCCAAAGCACGAAATAATTTCCCAATTTCACTGTTCAGCTGCAGAAGGAGATATTGCCAAGTTAACAGGAATACTTAGCCATTCTCCATCTCTTCTTAACGAAACTTCTGACAATGGCTGGACTGCTTTAATGTATGCTGCAAGGAATGGGCACCCAGAGGTTGTCAAATTTCTGCTTGACAAAGG GTGTGACAGATCACTTGTTAATAAATCAAGTCAGACTGCACTGGATATTGCTATATTTTGGGGTTATAAGAATATAGCTAATTTACTAGCTAATGCTAAAGGTGGGAAGAAGCCTTGGTTCCTAACCAATGGAGTGGAagaatgtgaaaattattttagcaaaacACTACTGGACCGcaaaagtgaaaagagaaataattctgACTGGTTACTAGCTAAAGAAAGCCATCCAGCCACAGTTTATATCCTTTTTTCAGATTTAAATCCCTTGGTCACTCTAGGTGGCAATAAGGAAAGTTTCCAACAGCCGGAAGTAAGGCTTTGTCAGCTGAGCTACACAGATGTAGAGGATTATTTAGCTCAGCCTGAGAAGATCACCTTGATTTTCCTTGGAGTAGAacttgaaatgaaagaaaagttacTTGACGCTGGAGAAGTCCgaggggaggaagaagatggGTTGGTTGCCTGGTTTGCTCTAAGTATAGATCCCACTGCTGCTGACGAATTTAAACAAAGACAtgaaaattgttattttcttcatccTCCAATGCCAGCTCTTCtgcagttaaaagaaaaagaagctg GAGTTGTAGCTCAAGCAAGATCTGTTCTTGCCTGGCACAATCGATACAAGTTTTGCCCAACCTGTGGAGGTGCAACTAAAATTGAAGAAGGTGGCTATAAAAGAGTATGTTTAAAAGAAGACTGTCCTAGTCTTCACGGTGTTCATAATACATCATATCCAAGAGTTG atccAGTAGTAATCATGCAAGTTATTCATCCAGATGGGACCAAATGTCTTTTAGGCAGGCAGAAAAGATTTCCCCCAGGCATGTTTACTTGTCTTGCTGGATTTATTGAACCTG GGGAGACAATAGAAGATGCTGTTCGGAGAGAAGTGGAAGAGGAAAGTGGAGTCAGAGTTGGCCATGTTCAGTATGTCTCTTGTCAACCATGGCCAATGCCTTCCTCCTTAATGATTGGTTGCTTAGCTGTGGCAGTGTCTACAGAAATTAAAGTTGACAAGAATGAAATAGAGGATGCCCGCTGGTTCACTAGAGAACAG GTCGTGGATGTTCTGACCAAAGGGAAGCAGCAGGCATTCTTTGTGCCACCAAGCCGAGCTATTGCACATCAATTAATCAAACACTGGATTAGAATAAATCCCAATCTCTAA